A single window of Flavobacterium sp. 140616W15 DNA harbors:
- a CDS encoding helix-turn-helix domain-containing protein has protein sequence MIEISHTYTLTSVWQKELAKQLIERLGAALIEDKFLQMPKDVADGGFYYTEVMPGLSVVIWDLIFKEPILIKRIKSEDDLYIIHYDFSDKMNLIHVQGIKHKIGYKANLGLGVFDNAIDNVFQPVVGERVFAMRLLVAKDLLKFTVANGVIRDSNKRKIKSGKNTLFFYDHIDSKSKVIMHAIKNKSFLDPAFEIYLRGVALRLLATFIDRYSNPLPMLHYVPEKEAEVLNTTKDYLLENLYKGFPGIEFLADMAGMSVSKYMSLFKKMFISTPNHFFLREKMILANELLKSGKFDSLIDISHELNYDKLSYFTSMYFQQFGRKPSDDFIKATF, from the coding sequence ATGATAGAAATTAGTCACACATATACTTTAACATCTGTATGGCAAAAAGAACTTGCAAAACAACTTATTGAGAGGTTAGGAGCAGCGCTAATTGAAGATAAGTTTTTACAGATGCCTAAAGATGTTGCTGATGGCGGTTTTTATTATACAGAAGTTATGCCTGGGCTTTCGGTTGTAATTTGGGATTTAATATTTAAAGAACCCATTCTGATAAAAAGAATCAAATCAGAAGATGACTTATATATAATTCATTATGATTTTAGTGATAAAATGAATTTGATTCATGTTCAGGGGATAAAGCATAAAATTGGATATAAAGCTAATTTAGGTTTGGGTGTGTTTGACAACGCTATTGATAATGTTTTTCAGCCTGTTGTAGGAGAACGGGTTTTTGCTATGCGATTATTGGTAGCCAAAGACTTATTGAAATTTACAGTTGCAAATGGCGTTATAAGAGATTCAAATAAGCGTAAAATAAAAAGTGGAAAAAATACGCTTTTCTTTTATGATCATATTGATAGTAAAAGCAAGGTTATTATGCATGCTATAAAAAATAAGTCTTTCCTAGATCCAGCTTTCGAAATATATTTGCGGGGAGTTGCACTTAGGCTATTGGCAACATTTATTGATCGTTATTCAAATCCATTACCCATGCTTCATTATGTGCCAGAAAAAGAAGCTGAAGTTTTAAATACTACAAAAGATTATTTATTAGAAAATCTATATAAAGGATTTCCTGGAATCGAATTTTTAGCTGATATGGCAGGAATGTCAGTCTCAAAATATATGTCTTTGTTCAAAAAAATGTTTATTAGTACTCCAAATCATTTCTTTTTAAGAGAAAAAATGATTCTTGCCAATGAACTGCTTAAAAGCGGAAAGTTTGATTCATTGATAGATATTTCACATGAATTAAATTATGACAAATTAAGTTATTTTACTTCAATGTATTTTCAGCAATTCGGAAGAAAACCTTCTGATGATTTCATTAAGGCTACTTTTTAA
- a CDS encoding GNAT family N-acetyltransferase: MSVTIRPATSQDLVKILDIVNYSILHTTANYSYETQTIEVQKKWFEDKNSKNLPVIVAELDGEVIGFGSYGPFREKIGYQYTIEHSVYVTDNIIGKGIGSKLLTELIRLAKEQNYHVMIGAIDADNAGSIKFHEKFGFVATGTIREVGYKFDHWLDLIFMQLILK, encoded by the coding sequence ATGTCTGTTACAATTCGACCAGCAACTTCTCAGGATTTAGTAAAAATCCTTGATATTGTTAACTATTCTATTTTACATACCACTGCAAATTACAGCTACGAAACTCAGACGATCGAAGTTCAGAAAAAATGGTTTGAAGATAAAAACTCTAAAAACTTACCTGTTATTGTTGCTGAGCTGGATGGTGAAGTTATTGGTTTTGGCAGTTATGGTCCGTTTAGAGAAAAAATTGGATATCAATACACTATAGAGCATTCTGTTTATGTAACTGATAATATAATTGGGAAAGGTATTGGCTCTAAATTATTGACTGAATTAATTCGCCTAGCCAAAGAGCAAAATTATCATGTTATGATTGGTGCAATTGACGCTGATAATGCCGGAAGCATTAAGTTTCATGAAAAATTTGGTTTTGTAGCAACTGGAACTATCCGTGAAGTAGGTTACAAATTTGATCATTGGCTTGATCTGATTTTCATGCAGTTAATACTTAAATAA